CTAAGTATGGAAGTACTGTAATACACTTTATAGTCTAGAGGCTACAGCACATTTGCTTCTAACAAGAGATCTACTCAACAAAGCCATTTCCAAAGACAAGAGAACCACTCCAATTCACTAAAAGAATGGTATACCTGTAAGATTCTTATGTCCTTTTTCATAGTTTCTGATTAAACCAAGgtcaaaaaaaaatctggaaagtcaGTACCATTCACCAAAAAATACACTGTCTTTTCAGGGAGGAGGGGTTTCGAGACTGGCTATAATTTAGAGCTGTTTGTAAAAGAGCTGACATTTCAAAGTGAAAAACTCTTAAGCTTTTTCCAAAAGGTGGCAAAACTACCTTAAGCCAACTGAGCACTTGAAGAAGTTGTATCACAGAGACCCAGTCGAAGATCACTATTGTTTGGTCGGTGGCTTGGCCCTAATTATGCATCTGAGACTAACAAACATCGGTTATTCCAGAAACCCATTTAGAACAAGACAAAAGACAGGAAAAACTTGACTAAGGGGGTAAATGGCATCTCTTCGCCTTAATCCAACCTTATTTATCTTTCAAGGTGTAACTTAAATTTTCCTCTCCGCCATGAAACTGTCTCATCTTTGAACCCTATCAGCAAAAAGCTAACATTTCTATCTCAAAACACTAAAAGTACTTAATATCCTTAAACTGGCCAACATTTCTGATTTAATGTCAATTTAcatgatcttttctctctctcacacaaacacGTATCGGTTCACagacacacatttatcatttcacatAAAGATCTCTTTAGGAGATGACCTCTTCGACAGCATTTACCAGTGCTTTGCAAACAGCAGATTAGGGCGATCTTCCACTTCTGCCCTCCTTAGATTATGGCACTGGTGCTCTGAGCTGCTACAGCTGGCAGCAAATGTGCATTTCAGTCTCCTGAGGCATGCACATTTCTTAATACACTGCTTGATAAAGAAATGCTAAAACCTGAAGGTAGAAATATGTGCTTAGTAGCAAAAAAATAGTCCATTCTCTATCACGTAATCCTACACGTGAGTGGGACAAAGATAAAGACAGCCATTTTACTGAGCACCTAACTCCATGCCAGGCACCTTACCTATATTGTTTTTATCTTGACAAcaatagtaaaatatatttaacagaaTTCCCTTCTATAGATAGGGAAAATCAAATGCAGATAACTTAGATATAGTCAGTGATTGCCAGAACTATTCTGCCTCCAGAGCCTATgtgagcacttttttttaaagatttatttactttggggggcacctgggtggctcagtgggttaagcctctgccttcggctcaggtcatggtctcagggtcctgggatcgagccctgcatcaggctctctgctcagcagggagcctgcttcccactctctctctgcctgcttctctgcctactcgtgatttctgtcaaataaataaataaaatctttaaaaaaaggatttatttattgtagagagcgCAAGTGAGAGAGactgggggaaaggggataaGGGAGTGGAAGAAAGATAATCTGTAGCACACTCCTCagtaagcatggagcccaatgtggggcttgattccatgactctgagatcatgacttgagcagaaatgaaaattcggctgcttaactgactgagccacccaggcgccccttatgtgGGCAGTCTTTACAAGGATGTCATGGTGACTTGAATGAGCCTTTATCAACAAAGGGGAATTCTGAAAATGCTTTACTTCTGGATTAATTTCctacataatatacatacattatgCATATTCCTGAAGTTAAATCAAAATTTTGCAAAATGgttcaggggtgtgtgtgtgtgtgtgtgtgtgtgtgtgtgtgtgtgtgcatgcatatctTAAATAGGATTTTCCAGTGTTGTCCAACCAACACTGGTAAAAATACTTACTATTTGTTGGGGATTACATAAATTGATTATGTATAATATTATTTAATCCTATGAGATGGACACTCGAAGATATTACAGGTAAGAAAACAAGCAGAGAAAGTTATTTCTCCAAGGATATATGAGTAGCAGGAGGAGGAGTCAGATTCACACCTGACAGAGAGGCACTGTCTGAATTTCCATGTAGAACTGTCCCTCAGCCATGCATTGCGAATAGTCCTTCACTTTACTCTAGGCCTGGCAGCAGAAACACAAGGCAATCAAACAAATTTCTCATCTCTCAAATATTGTCAGCAGAAATTGGGCTACCAATTTCTGAAGCTGGATGATGGCTACACAGGAGGTTCattctactttttctctttttttctttttttaagtaactcaTCAATAAAAATGCTCATCTAAAATCTGGATTTTTTGGAAGCACTAACCTATGTCACCTTTGACAGTTCTCTACTTtccaacacaacaacaaaaaccaatagGGTTCATTTTGGCAGGAATTACCACACAGCAAGAGGTTACTAAACAAAACTTATTTAGTTATGTTAGGGAAATGACTTTTATGTTAACAAAATCTGCTCATGCTCCATAAGTATCTAAAAGACTCCAAAGTGCCCAACCACCAGGATAGATTCCTCCGTGGGTTATGTTCTTCAATACCTCCCCCAATCGAAGAATTCAATTAAGATTTCAAGTGGAGAAAACACTAAGAAATTTATTACCTTTCAGTTAAAGAgagctttataattttctaagtGCTTTAAGTAAAACCCTCCCTCCTTCTTACTTCTAATACTGACTATACTTAGGAATTTCATCAGTATTagaaaaaatttcattaaattacTAAATATGCCTCTTTATCAATAATTTCCTTCTGAAAAATTCCACTGGTTCCCCATTACCAGCAGAATGAAGTTCGAACACCTCACCCTCAAGATCTAAACTGCAATTAACAGATGCACATTAACCTGTTAAGACACCAGAAATCTCAGCTTAAGTGTAAGACCTGTATTTGCTGCCTCCTGAAAGTCTGTCTCTGTCTTAACTTCACACTTTTGTTACCTCAatgttctttccctcttttctcttttgttttcccttctaaaatgccctcccctttcctctctgcctctacaGCAACACTATACTGTGTAGACCAGTGGGTCCTCACCCTTTTCCCCTCCATTCTATTAACCTTAACAAAAATCAGATGGAAACTGGAGACATGCTTCCAGACTGCACATGACTTCAGGAGTTCACAGGTTGCCTTTGAAGTCATGACCTTCCATTAAAAACCTATCTATGAAGGCAGAGCTGCAGACATGCTGCTCTTCTCCAAACCTGTAAATGCTGAGAAATCACTCTCCGCTGAAAGAGATCAGGAAAATAAGGAATGGCTCCAAGGACAAAGTAAAGAGTAAGGTGAAGCCCTGAAGCATACACAGGACTTTGCCATGAAGAGCTTCAGAAGGGCATTCGAGCAGAAGTGCACTGAGAACATACATAGACTAGTTGACGTATGAGTCCTCTCATTACCTGTGAGCATTACCAGCACATACTACACCGAATTCTAAGTATCTGTCCACGGGTCTATTTCTCTCGCTAGCACGTATGCACCAAGCACCTAGCTTGGTGCGTACATACAGACCACATGAATAAACTCAACAAGGGCTGCTGCACGAATGAATGTCAGATCACAGAAAGCTCGTACTTTCGTCACAAGATTCTAGGAGACTGGTTTCAAAACGTTCTGAatagtttaacattttttagaACTCATAAACAGTACTATCCAAATCTTTTCATTAGGGCAGTTACTATTAGGACCGCTGTCAATATGGTTACCTTAGTTCCTACCTTATTTACACTTAATAAAATTGCTCTGCCTTAAAATGCTCTATGGTGCACACTTTCCCAGATTCATACTGACACTGTTCTAACGCATTTGAGTCAACGTActtaagaaaataacttttaaatctTTGGAATTTATATGTATAGTATAtgcttaaaagaataaaatgaacagatgagaaaaaaatataaaatgcctgGGGAGGGTGTACTTCTctattttgacagagagcaatTCATAGTAAATGAGATGCCATACCTTTGTTAGAAAGTCAGTCATTTGAAAATACTGATGAACCTTATGGAATTCATACatgggagaagaaataaaagcaccGAATTATTCTGAAGAGAAAAACTGAAGGCAAAAGTCTCTCATCCAttgtttaaaaaatggaaaggccCTGTCAGGAACAGAACATCAAAGAAGAACACATGCCCCAGATAGCCATCACGCCCATCTTCCTGGCCACCCAAGCCAACAGAGGACTTACCGTGGGGATTGCAGTGGTGCAGCTGACCCTTCGGAGCCGTCTCTGCATCAGGTCATGCTCCATCCCATTCACTTCAGCCTTCAACCGCTCTAGCTCCTCTTTCTCAAGTTTCAACTGCTTTGCTAACCTCTCCATCCTTGCTCGCTGATGTAACAGCAAGGCTATAGTGTTACAGACAGAGTCATTGCAGAAGGTAACACTGAACAAGTGACTGGGAAATTTCTATATGCACTGCTAGTGCAGAAAATACTCAAAAGAAACCCTGTCCTCCATTCTGAGTTGGCATTTACTCCTGTGTCTTGCTAATGCTATTTGGCTTTAATTTGGCTCTTGGAACTCCTGCCAAAATGACATCATCCATATGTCCATCTTGCTCTGTTGACCTTCGTTTCCCTAAGATTGTCTTTTTAACTCTACCTGTATGGTTCTTAAACAGGTTCAATACCAGACATATCGAACTATAATCATAATTACTACTCCTCTTACACAATGAAAGAATATTAAATTCTCAGATACCTTGAAATCTggatagactttttaaaaattctgtcctCCCTTTAATTAGGTCCACTATTAACTAATCCAACATCAGTCTTCATCACCAATCccacttataaatatatatcagttATAAATATTACACTCTCTAGGCCAGTCTCATTAGAAAAGATTCAAATTCCTTAATCTTGATAAACATTAGCCCACCCATTATGAATCTCCAATTCTGTAGTTTGTTTTTTGACAGTATCACTTtcacttgtctatttttttgtCCCAATGAATGTTCTTCCTAAAAACAGCCTTATTAGAtcactattttcaaattttaaaacaaagcctATAGAGAACTCTGAAGCACTGACACTATTTTTGTCTCAGCCTATTCTTGGTAGCAATGCTACTGTGAACTATTTAATAAATACTAACCATTTCATTAAAACTAAACAgctaatataaatttattttgaaaaagccACCTCACCACGAAGATTAAATTTCATAAAAGGGCTAAAATTACCTTGTGTATAGGCATAGTCATCTGATCCAGAACTAGAACTCCTCTGGTATTTatggcttcccttttctcccccagaGCCTGGTACCACTGAAATGGGCTGAATAGGTTCTGGGGCTGCAGAACGTTCTTCTTGGTCCactaaatttaaaagattttcagtCGTCGCTCGACctacagtaattttaaaaactgtagttGGGTTTGGTATCACTCGAGGAGATGGTGACGGAGCACATGAAGGTCCAGTTGGCtgtgtatatgtaatatacacaGGATTAACATTAAATGGAGGTTTAGGTTGACTGGATATTCCTCTTGAAGGAGAACTTGAAGGTGGTGTGGTGGCTGTGTACAGTGAGTGCTGATTCCGTGGAGATGGTTGATTACTGATAGGTGAAGGACTCCTGTTCATTGCTGTCCCAGGTCTCTGAGAGGGTTCTACGGTAATTTCTATCTTCTTCATGGATCCTTTGGGTAAGCTAGATGTTGTGTATGGGAGATAGGCTACTGAATGGCTTCCCTGCTTCTGATAGCTGGGAGGTCCTTGTTGATACGGATGCGGTGGAGTAGTTGAAGGACTAGGGGGCATAAAGACGTGGGAACTTGGGTGGCCCAACTGGGAAGGCTGCACCTGATGCTGTGGAGAGCTGAAGGGTGAAGGACACTGAGAAGGAGGTGGCGAATGGTAAGCGGGTTGAGGAATCTGCTGTTGTTTGGGAGAATACTGAGAAGGTTGATAGTTCTGTTGATGTGGATAAACAGGTAAAGGACGTTGGCTATAATGAGGCACTGGGCCCTGTGGTGAGGACTGCCATGGTGTAGTCTGAGGAGTTTGTCTTCCTGATGAACTCTGAGATGTCTGTCTAATATAAATAGAACCAGGAGACCCATAGAGATTGCTTGGAATTTGTGGAAGAATTTGTAAAGCTCTTGGTACAGTCTGTCCAGAAGGGAGGTTCTGGGACACTGTAACAGTAATCGGATTTGTACTATACCGAGGTATGTGCATGTACGAAGGAGGTGGCGGCGGTGAAGGCCCTTGCATAGCAGATGGATTCATTCCTGTGGGCATGGAAGATGGCTGCTGAGGTGGCTGTGAAGGAGGAGTAGCTGCACTTCTGTTCTGTTCATTCATAAAAAATGGATTGTAGTTCGGAGTAGCAGCCACAACAGCTGGAGCGGAGTGTGGTTCCTGAACTAAACATATCAGCTGTTTACTTGCTGCATGCTGTGGATCAATATGTCCATCACTTGAGCTGTGTACCAGTGTTCGACCCCCATTAAGTTGTGCCCCATCTCCTGGGTGGTAGCTACTCGGAGAATGGATACCCAGATTAATATGCAAAAGGCGATTTCTATTCATCCTGTTGTCATCTGGACTGTGGTATTCCATATATAAGTATTTGCTACTTTCCTGGGAGAGGGCTCGGCAACAGGCTTCAAGATTGTTGTTGTTCTAGGGGAGAAAAGTGGTAACATTAACAAtgacaaaataaacaaatcctaAAAGAAGTCAAGCATTGCAGGTTA
This region of Meles meles chromosome X, mMelMel3.1 paternal haplotype, whole genome shotgun sequence genomic DNA includes:
- the TAB3 gene encoding TGF-beta-activated kinase 1 and MAP3K7-binding protein 3 isoform X1 — encoded protein: MAQSTPQLDMQVLHDLRQRFPEIPEGVVSQCMLQNNNNLEACCRALSQESSKYLYMEYHSPDDNRMNRNRLLHINLGIHSPSSYHPGDGAQLNGGRTLVHSSSDGHIDPQHAASKQLICLVQEPHSAPAVVAATPNYNPFFMNEQNRSAATPPSQPPQQPSSMPTGMNPSAMQGPSPPPPPSYMHIPRYSTNPITVTVSQNLPSGQTVPRALQILPQIPSNLYGSPGSIYIRQTSQSSSGRQTPQTTPWQSSPQGPVPHYSQRPLPVYPHQQNYQPSQYSPKQQQIPQPAYHSPPPSQCPSPFSSPQHQVQPSQLGHPSSHVFMPPSPSTTPPHPYQQGPPSYQKQGSHSVAYLPYTTSSLPKGSMKKIEITVEPSQRPGTAMNRSPSPISNQPSPRNQHSLYTATTPPSSSPSRGISSQPKPPFNVNPVYITYTQPTGPSCAPSPSPRVIPNPTTVFKITVGRATTENLLNLVDQEERSAAPEPIQPISVVPGSGGEKGSHKYQRSSSSGSDDYAYTQALLLHQRARMERLAKQLKLEKEELERLKAEVNGMEHDLMQRRLRRVSCTTAIPTPEEMTRLRSMNRQLQINVDCTLKEVDLLQSRGNFDPKAMNNFYDNIEPGPVVPPKPSKKDSSDPCTIERKARRISVTSKVQADVHDTQAAAAEEHLTGSKQSPRTQPRDEDYEGAPWNCDSCTFLNHPALNRCEQCEMPRYT
- the TAB3 gene encoding TGF-beta-activated kinase 1 and MAP3K7-binding protein 3 isoform X2, which translates into the protein MAQSTPQLDMQVLHDLRQRFPEIPEGVVSQCMLQNNNNLEACCRALSQESSKYLYMEYHSPDDNRMNRNRLLHINLGIHSPSSYHPGDGAQLNGGRTLVHSSSDGHIDPQHAASKQLICLVQEPHSAPAVVAATPNYNPFFMNEQNRSAATPPSQPPQQPSSMPTGMNPSAMQGPSPPPPPSYMHIPRYSTNPITVTVSQNLPSGQTVPRALQILPQIPSNLYGSPGSIYIRQTSQSSSGRQTPQTTPWQSSPQGPVPHYSQRPLPVYPHQQNYQPSQYSPKQQQIPQPAYHSPPPSQCPSPFSSPQHQVQPSQLGHPSSHVFMPPSPSTTPPHPYQQGPPSYQKQGSHSVAYLPYTTSSLPKGSMKKIEITVEPSQRPGTAMNRSPSPISNQPSPRNQHSLYTATTPPSSSPSRGISSQPKPPFNVNPVYITYTQPTGPSCAPSPSPRVIPNPTTVFKITVGRATTENLLNLVDQEERSAAPEPIQPISVVPGSGGEKGSHKYQRSSSSGSDDYAYTQALLLHQRARMERLAKQLKLEKEELERLKAEVNGMEHDLMQRRLRRVSCTTAIPTPEEMTRLRSMNRQLQINVDCTLKEVDLLQSRGNFDPKAMNNFYDNIEPGPVVPPKPSKKEHLTGSKQSPRTQPRDEDYEGAPWNCDSCTFLNHPALNRCEQCEMPRYT
- the TAB3 gene encoding TGF-beta-activated kinase 1 and MAP3K7-binding protein 3 isoform X4, whose amino-acid sequence is MAQSTPQLDMQVLHDLRQRFPEIPEGVVSQCMLQNNNNLEACCRALSQESSKYLYMEYHSPDDNRMNRNRLLHINLGIHSPSSYHPGDGAQLNGGRTLVHSSSDGHIDPQHAASKQLICLVQEPHSAPAVVAATPNYNPFFMNEQNRSAATPPSQPPQQPSSMPTGMNPSAMQGPSPPPPPSYMHIPRYSTNPITVTVSQNLPSGQTVPRALQILPQIPSNLYGSPGSIYIRQTSQSSSGRQTPQTTPWQSSPQGPVPHYSQRPLPVYPHQQNYQPSQYSPKQQQIPQPAYHSPPPSQCPSPFSSPQHQVQPSQLGHPSSHVFMPPSPSTTPPHPYQQGPPSYQKQGSHSVAYLPYTTSSLPKGSMKKIEITVEPSQRPGTAMNRSPSPISNQPSPRNQHSLYTATTPPSSSPSRGISSQPKPPFNVNPVYITYTQPTGPSCAPSPSPRVIPNPTTVFKITVGRATTENLLNLVDQEERSAAPEPIQPISVVPGSGGEKGSHKYQRSSSSGSDDYAYTQALLLHQRARMERLAKQLKLEKEELERLKAEVNGMEHDLMQRRLRRVSCTTAIPTSI
- the TAB3 gene encoding TGF-beta-activated kinase 1 and MAP3K7-binding protein 3 isoform X3; its protein translation is MEYHSPDDNRMNRNRLLHINLGIHSPSSYHPGDGAQLNGGRTLVHSSSDGHIDPQHAASKQLICLVQEPHSAPAVVAATPNYNPFFMNEQNRSAATPPSQPPQQPSSMPTGMNPSAMQGPSPPPPPSYMHIPRYSTNPITVTVSQNLPSGQTVPRALQILPQIPSNLYGSPGSIYIRQTSQSSSGRQTPQTTPWQSSPQGPVPHYSQRPLPVYPHQQNYQPSQYSPKQQQIPQPAYHSPPPSQCPSPFSSPQHQVQPSQLGHPSSHVFMPPSPSTTPPHPYQQGPPSYQKQGSHSVAYLPYTTSSLPKGSMKKIEITVEPSQRPGTAMNRSPSPISNQPSPRNQHSLYTATTPPSSSPSRGISSQPKPPFNVNPVYITYTQPTGPSCAPSPSPRVIPNPTTVFKITVGRATTENLLNLVDQEERSAAPEPIQPISVVPGSGGEKGSHKYQRSSSSGSDDYAYTQALLLHQRARMERLAKQLKLEKEELERLKAEVNGMEHDLMQRRLRRVSCTTAIPTPEEMTRLRSMNRQLQINVDCTLKEVDLLQSRGNFDPKAMNNFYDNIEPGPVVPPKPSKKDSSDPCTIERKARRISVTSKVQADVHDTQAAAAEEHLTGSKQSPRTQPRDEDYEGAPWNCDSCTFLNHPALNRCEQCEMPRYT